The following DNA comes from Spirulina major PCC 6313.
CATCCATACCGCGATCGCTCAAAATCAAGATATTTTTACCCGATGCGATCGCCCCATCCGCAGCCTGGAAAATCTGCTCTAGGGCCGCTGTCATCCCTTCCACACCCGTTTGCGGGTCAAAAAGAATCGGCAACGTGAGCGACGAGAAGCCGCGCAGATTCACCGCCTTTAACTGCGCCAGTTCCGCATTACTCAATACCGGCGTGGGCAGTTGAATCAGTTGGCAGCTTTCCGGTTGGGGCTTGAGGAGATTCCCCTCCGAGCCAATGGTAGTCACCGCCGAGGTGATAATCGCCTCGCGGATCGAATCAATCGGCGGGTTCGTCACCTGGGCAAAGAGTTGCTGAAAATAGTCGTAGAGCAGCTTGGGCCGGTTCGACAGGGCCGCGAGGGGCGTATCCGTGCCCATCGCCCCGATCGCTTCCACGCCATTTTGCGCCATCGGAGTCAACAGTAACCGCAACTCCTCGAAGGTATAGCCAAAAGCTTTCTGTTGGGCGATCAGGGTTTCTGAGGACGATTCCACCGGATCAGCAGCGGGGAGATCCGCCAACGCCACCCGATACTGATCGAGCCAATCCCGATAGGGTTGCGCCGCGACAATCTCCTGTTTAATTTCTTCGTCGGACACGATCCGCCCTTCGTCCATATTCACCAGGAACATCCGCCCCGGTTCGAGGCGACCTTTGCGGGCGACGCGCTCCGGCTCAATGGGCAGCACCCCGGCTTCGGAGGCCATAATCACCAGGTCGTCATGGGTGACGTAGTAGCGGGAGGGGCGTAAACCGTTGCGATCGAGTACCGCGCCCATCATCGTGCCATCGGTAAAAGCGATCGAGGCGGGGCCGTCCCAGGGTTCCATCAGGCAGGCGTGATATTCATAAAACGCCTTGCGCTCCTCGCTCATGGACTCGTGGGCGCTCCAGGGTTCGGGGATCATCATCATCATCGCGTGGGGCAGGGAGCGACCGGACAGCACCATTAATTCCAGGGCGTTATCAAAAATGGCGGAATCGCTGCCTTCCATGTCGATGATCGGCTGCATTTTGTCCAGTTCGTCGCCGAATAAGTCTGAGGCGAAGAGACTTTGGCGGGCGTGCATCCAGTTGATGTTGCCGCGCAGGGTGTTGATTTCGCCGTTGTGGGCGACGTAGTGGTAGGGGTGCGATCGCTCCCAACTGGGGAAGGTATTGGTGCTGAAGCGGGAATGCACCAAACCGAGGGCGCTGGTGAAGTCGGGGTCGCTGAGGTCGGGGTAGTAGCTGCCCACTTGGGCCGTGGTGAGCATCCCTTTATAGATGATCGTGCGACAGGAGAGGCTGGAAACGTACCAATAATCATCAAGGCCAGCGCGTTGGATTTCGTGGTGCGATCGCTTGCTGATCACATACAACTTCCGCTCAAAGTCGAGATCAGTCTCTAGATCCCGATTGCGACCGATGAACACCTGCTGCATAAAGGGTTCACTGCCCTGGGCGGTGGGGCCGAGTTCGCCGTTATCCGTGGGCACATCACGCCAACCGAGAACGGTTTGGCCGGTTTCCGTGACAATTTTTTCTAACTGTTCGCGCCCCGCTTGACGCACTGCCGGATCAGGGGACGCGAAAAACATGCCAACGCCATAGTGACCGGGTTCGGGCAGGGTGATCCCCAGGGCTTGGGCCGCCTTGGCCATGAAGGCGTGGGGCAGTTGGGTGAGGATGCCTGCACCATCGCCGCTGTTGGGGTCAGCACCCACTGCGCCCCGGTGTTCCAGGTTGACTAAAATTTGTAGGGCTTGGTCTACAATCGCGTGCGATCGCTCCCCCTTCATATGCACGATAAACCCAACACCGCAGGCATCATGCTCATAGCGGGGATTGTATAGGCCCTGTTGTTGTGGCAATGCTTGTTTATTCATGGATGCAATATGACCAAGGGAAACAACTATCCGCAAAGGGACGCAAAAGATAACTTCCGAGTTTTAGAATTGTCGCGCTAAAACCCAAAAAAGGGGATCGTTCTTAACAAAATGATCAGATCACAGCAGGGTGATCCCCCTTATTTCTCAAGGCATTATGTCCCGATCCACCCTGCTCAAATGTCAGTTTGATATCGTCAAAGCATGACATTGTGATGATATCTAAAAATAGATTGATCAGAAGATAGGGTTAAGAATCGACAGTAATATGATGAGAATCGACGGAAAACGAGGTAATATCCCGATTGTCCTCCCGCAATGGGTAAGCTTATCTAGTCATCGTCAGCATGATTCAACAATTGCAAAATCTGACTCAACGCAAAGGCGGAGAAGTTGAGGCTAATCATGCCTGAAACGGATTGAAAATCCAAATCGCAGCAGCAGCCGATCACTCACGGCCAAACAGAGACTACCACCCCATCAAGAAATAGTCTGACGCTAAATCGTCAGCCAAAAAGTGTTAATTTATACCGTCAACGGGCCTTGGGCGGCGGGCTGGGGCCGTGCTGGCGGGGGTTGCGAATTTATGGCGCGGGCGATCGCCAAGAGCCGCTGCCCAGCTTTTTCTGCCATCACCACCCCGAAGGGATTCCCCATTCAGAACTGAACGACAAAAACATCCACATAATAAAACGGCAACATCACGGTCAACCCCTCAGTCCAAGGGAATCCCATCATAGCGATTCACCGCAATGAGGGCAAGAAAACGGTGATTAGATAATGAAAGGCTATGTCAGTGATTAATTATACAAATCAAAAAAAGGGAACACACGAGTACGACTAGCTTTGGGCGTACCCCACAGGCTTAACGCCCCCCACTGCGCTGCAAAACTTAAATATACTGAGAGACTATATTCAGAATTCTTAATATTCTCTGTAACGTTTGCTTTTGTTTTTTGCACTTAACATCCCATCTACAAAAATCCCCATGTCACTGTTCAAACTCGCTTGGTTAACCTCATCATTGAGCTTCATAATGGTGTGGTGTGCTAGTGCCATGGCTCTCTCTCCTGATCGCGCCTTCGCCCTCTTGGCCACCGTATCTGCCGCCCCCCAATCCTGGCAGACCAACACCCCACAAGGTCAACAGGATTCCCTCGCCCTCAGTATGCGTCTCACCCAGGCTTTTTCGACAAACCCATCCCCAGGGTTACAGGGTAAAACCTTAGCGTGGCAGCCCACAGATTCCACCACCGCTTGCCCTGCCATGGTGCAGCGCTGGTCTCACATCCCGGACCCTCCCAATTTCCACACCCATGCCCCCCTGCCCCAGCAAGCAACCGTCCGAGAGCAATTGCTCACGGTGCTGTCTGGGATGATGGAGGATTATCAAACCCAGAAAACGGCAACGGTGACGGTGAGTTCTGCGCTGCCGAGGTTTGACATTGAAACCCTTTGGGATGCGTGGCAACAGCCGATCAACCATTTCAAGGCGCAATGGTCTCCTCGTCAGGAACAGGTGCAAGTGATGGTCAATGGGGCAGCGATCGCAACCCTCAGCCACTCCACAAACGCCAAGCACCTCGCCGATCAAATTCGCTATTTTGTGAATCAGCCGGATTGGGACGCAACGCAATTAGAGCCGACTTTGATGGGGCAGTACCCCGCGATTCGGAGTGGCGATCGCTTAATGGTGGTGATTGATGATGCGATCGTGCCGCCAGAGGAGCAAAATCGGGAACTATTGGCGATTGATTGGACGAATAATCTCCGGCAGGCCTTTGGGGTGGAGCCGTTAGAACTGGTGACGGCGCAGCAGATGATGTATGGCATCCGTGAGACCCGCGAAGATTTTGAAGGGGTCGCGTCTTGGTATGGCCCGATGTTCCATGGTCGGCTCACGGCTAACGGCGAAACCTATAACCAAGATGCTTTCACTGCGGCTCATCCCCATTTACCCTTTAACACTTACCTGAAGGTGATTAACCTCGAAAGCCAAGAGGCGGTGATCGTGCGGATTAACGATCGCGGCCCCTATATCCAACCGCGCACGCTGGATCTATCGCGGGGTGTGGCTCGTTGTATTGAGAGTAAAGAGTCGGGGGTTGTGCCCTATCGTGCGATCGTGATGAGTTCGTCCTAGATGGGTTTGCCGTTCGCAGATGGCCCTCTAAAATAGGCGATGGATGGGACTCAATGGTGAACTATGCAAATCTGGGTTGTCAGTGTCGTGATCTTGTTTGTGGGCATCCAAGCCTATCAGTGGTTGTCCCACTTGGCCCTGCCGCTACCGATCTATGGAGTGGCGGGGGTTTTGTTAGCGATCGCCTCCAACAGCACCGGGCTCCGCCTCCCCACACCGTCCGCCCCATCCTTAACCCCTCCCCCCGAACCCCCCTCATCCATCCCATCCCCCCCAAAACCCTCCATTTCCTTCAAAATCAGCCGCGATTAACCCCACACCTGCCCTCTTCTGTCGTGCGAGCGTCTAGCTCGCTGCCTGCTGTCCTCTTCTTTATCAGGATTTATCAGGAGTGAGCCAGAGGCTCACACTACCATGATGGTTATTCTTTGGAGTGCGAGCTTCTAGCTCGCTGCCTGCTGTCCTCTTCTTTATCAGGATTTATCAGGAGTGAGCCAGAGGCTCACACTACCATGATGGTTATTCTTTGGAGTGCGAGCTTCTAGCTCGCTGCCCTGATGATGGGGATCAATCGCCACCATGATGGTTATTCTTTGGAATGCGAGCTTCTAGCTCGCTGCCTGCTGTCCTCCCCTGTATCAGAAGTGAGCCAGAGGCTCACACTACCATGATGGTTATTCTTTGGAGTGCGAGCTTCTAGCTCGCTGCCCTGATGATGGGGATCAATCGCCACCATGATAGTTATTCTTTGGAGTGCGAGCTTCTAGCTCGCTGCCTGCTGTCCTCTTCTTTATCAGGATTTATCAGGAGTGAGCCAGAGGCTCACACTACCATGATGGTTATTCTTTGGAGTGCGAGCTTCTAGCTCGCTGCCTGCTGTCCTCTTCTTTATCAGGATTTATCAGGAGTGAGCCAGAGGCTCACACTACCATGATGGTTATTCTTTGGAGTGCGAGCTTCTAGCTCGCTGCCCTGATGATGGGGATCAATCGCCACCATGATGGTTATTCTTTGGAGTGCGAGCTTCTAGCTCGCTGCCTGCTGTCCTCTTCTTTATCAGGATTTATCAGGAGTGAGCCAGAGGCTCACACTACCATGATGGTTATTCTTTGGAGTGCGAGCTTCTAGCTCGCTGCCCTGATGATGGGGATCAATCGCCACCATGATGGTTATTCTTTGGAGTGCGAGCTTCTAGCTCGCTGCCTGCTGTCCTCTTCTTTATCAGGATTTATCAGGAGTGAGCCAGAGGCTCACACTACCATGATGGTTATTCTTTGGAGTGCGAGCTTCTAGCTCGCTGCCCTAATGAGGGGGATCAATCGCCACCATGATGGTTATTCTTTGGAGTGCGAGCTTCTAGCTCGCTGCCCTAATGATGGGGATCAATCGCCACCATGATGGTTATTCTTTGGAGTGCGAGCTTCTAGCTCGCTGCCCTAATGAGGGGGATCAATCGCCTAAAACAATTCTCCCCAGATCAGGCCACTTCAGCCCCTTGCCCCGACTGCATCAACGGGATCACCCCCTACAAGCCCAGATCTTTCTTCATCGTCTGTAAATCCGCCTCAATTTCCCATTCTCGGAACTGGGCATCCACCGCATCAAAGGCATCAACCCCCGTTCGGTAGCGCGAGGCATTCTGCCAACCGGGGGGCGAGGCTTGGGAGGGCTTGGGTTGGGCGGCGGCTTCGGCGGCTACCTTGGCGGCGAGTTCCTTTTGTTTGGCCACCGTTTGGGTGAGGAGGTGTTCGGCTTGGCTGCGGTTTTGTTTGGTGCTTTCCAGTTGGCCCCAGCGTTGATTGCCTTGACGCAGCAGGGCGGCTTCCCGTTCGCGGGCTGGGTTGGCGAGGTCATAGCGTCCGGCGGCTTCGGCCTTGGCAATGCGTTGATGCCAGAGTCTGATATCTTCAGCGATCGCTAAAATCTCCTGTTCCAACTGCTGCACCTGTTGATTCAGACGTTGAATCAGCCGCCGGGTCTCGGCCTCTTGTTCGCGCAACTGCTCTTCGAGCACCTGCCACTGAAGCTGGGGATTATTCTGCAAAAACTCATCCAATCGCTCTTCGAGAAATTGGCTGACATCATCAAAGACACTCATGGGGGCTTAGGGGTTAGAAGGTTTGACCCACGTAGATCGATCGGACTTCCCCATTGCGGCGCACGGTGGCCTGCCTGTTTTCGGTGGACACCAACGTCCAGCCACTATCGCCAATGGGTTCCCCGACGCTGATCCGTTGGGTGGTCTCTCCTACCATAAACAATGCCGTGGAGCGATCGCCATAGTCCAAAATCCCCACCAACTTATTGGTGTTCGAGGGCAATGGATTGCTAGGGGCCACCCCTGGAGCCTCATCTAAAGAGGGTAAAGGGGGCAACACCTGCTGCTGACGAGCGAGGGGCGGCGCGGGAATGGTCGCCGCCGGGAACCGAGGAATGGGCGACTGAGCCGTCCGATTGTTCTGAGGTAATGGGGCCGGTGTAGTGGAATTCGAGGCCGGATTTTCGGAAAGATTCGGAGGCGTTACCGGTTGATTGTCCTGCGATCGCACCCCTGACCCATCGGCTGAATTAGGATTAGGCGGATAAACCGGAATATACACCCGTTCGATCACCTGGGGCGATTGGGGCGCGGCGGCGGTATTGTCCGGGGCGGTGAGATTAGCCTGGAGGGGGGTTTGGGGGGTCGCGGCGGCGGGACTTGGCGGGCGGCGTTCAATGGCTTGGAGCGATCGCAACATATACTGACCAAACGCAGCTTCTTCTGGGGGCAACTCCGCCCAAGAGGAACCCGATTCCACCGTACTCGTCACCGCCGGTTGAAATCGCTGCAAATTCAACTTACCTTGGGTCGCCAACCACACCACAACCCCCACCAAGGAGAGGCCCGCGATCGCAAAAAAGACCTTATCTAAATTCTGTGCCAGGATCATCTTGGCTGAGGGCCGCCCTGACTGCACTGCCGACGCTTTCCGGCTAGATTGGGTAGTAGCAACCCCCTCAGCCGGAGCAGGAACCGGCATGGTCGGCATCGTCAACTCCGTCGGCACCACCGATCGCAAGGACACATAATTCCCTTGAGCTGGCTTCGTCGGTAACTGGCTTCCCCCATCCAAGATCCCATCAACATCCGAAAACAGATCATCCATTAGATGATCCGCCTCCGATTCAATCGACCATGGCTCCGCAACTTTCGGTTCTAAATAGGCAGGGGAAGCAGTCCCGTTCATTACCTCATCAGCCATAGATTTTTTCTCTGTCCTCAACACACTGAATGCAGCACTATCTTATCCTGTCGGTTCTCGAACGGCTACAGATTGAGAATGATTTTCTCTGTGAATCATAAAAAATGAATCCCCCGAGGAGAAGTCGAACCCCAGCCCAGCAAAGACCTCTCCTCTGTGCCTAGACTCCGTCGGGCCCTGATCGGGGAAATCACACCCACCCAGGATCGGCGCAAGCACCACACAAACAACATTCACCAGGGCGATCGCCCCTAAGGGCCTCTCCTCAAGATCACAACGATCCTCCCATCCAACCGTCCCGCATCATTGCATCCGTTGCACAGATAAAAATGTCCTGAAATGTCCTGCTCCAGACGTTGATCTAGATGGCGAAGTATCCACCAATTCAGTCAATTCAGTTCAGACACTCCTGGCATTAAAATTAATTCATGAAAATTATGCACAGCACTTCGGTCAATTCCAAATCAGCCAAAAACCAGCAAGAGACCAAAAAAATTATTCATAGAAAGCCACAATCTGCAATAAATCAAGAATTCCGATCGAGACTGCAAAAATACACTGTAAATAAATCACCTCAAAGCATTAAAAAACATTGACATCATCAAATACTGTCGATAAAATGGTCAGATCAAAAACAATAATATCCAATCTTCTCTTGCGTTAAATCTAATGCAAAATCGATCTTTCAAAAAAATGCAACTCCTTCAAAAAAGTGTGGATTATTTTGCATTCCGAGATTATAAATCTACCTATATTTTGGCTTGGATTACGTTGGGAGTTTGTGTGCTCCCGGTCATCTTGGAGGGAATGGGTGTTGACTTTAGCTCACCTGCGATTACGGCGGATCTCTTTCAAACCCCACCGACTGAAAATATCATTGATACCGTTCATATTCACTTAGCCGGAAGCTTCATTCATACGATTTTAGAATGGAGTGCATTTTGTGCTGGGCTGTTTACGGCGATTCTTGCTTTTGTCTATTTTATTCTCAACCGTGATGTTGTTACCCCCATTATCGGCATTTCTCTATTTTATGCCGGTTGTATGGATGCCTTTCATACCCTAGCGGCCGATCGCCTCATTGCCGGTGTTGCCAACTTCCAAGACTTGATTCCCTTCACCTGGGCAATCTGTCGGGTTTTTAGTGGTTTGATTTTGATTATTGGAGTTAGTCTCTTTTTGGGGACGAAGCGATCGCACCTCGACGGCAAATTTCAATCCATTGCCCTGATTAGCGTGATCTGCGGAGTGGTCGCCTATGGCACAATCTTAATCTGTGTCCGCACGGAACACCTCCCCCAAACCATGTTTCCCACCGCGCTGATCACCCGACCCTGGGATGTAGTGCCGCTGGTTTTGTTTGCGATCGCGGGTCTGTTTCTCTTTCCCCGCTTCTATCACCGCTATCCCAGTTTTTTCTCACAATCCCTGATCATCAGCACGATTCCACAAATTGCCACACAAATTCACATGGCATTCGGCTCTACTCGACTGTTTGATAGTGATTTTAATATTGCCCATTTTTTAAAAATAATCGCTTATTTAATCCCCTTTGTTGGCCTGTGTTTTGCCTATGTAGAAATTAACATCGAAAAAGAAGCCGCCGAGCAACAATTACGCCAACGCCAAGCCCAACTTGAAACTGCCCTCCAAGACTTAAAAGGCACGCAAGCCCAGTTGATTCAATCAGAAAAAATGTCCAGTTTAGGGCAGTTAGTGGGAGGGATTGCCCACGAAATCAATAATCCGGTTAATTTTATTTACGGTAACCTCATCCATGCCCAAGGCTATGTGAATGATTTAAAATCCATCGTTGCACTGTATCAACAATATTACCCTGATCCTGATCCACTCATTCAAGATGTCGTCGAAACCGTGGATTTACCCTTCATCCTGAGTGATTTTCCGGATCTACTTCAATCCATGCAAGTCGGCGCAAAACGGATTCAGGAGGTGGTGGATTCGCTGCGCAACTTTTCCCGACTTGATGAATCCGATCGTAAAGAATGTGATATTCATGATGGCTTAGAAAGCACGCTCTTATTT
Coding sequences within:
- a CDS encoding septal ring lytic transglycosylase RlpA family protein, with amino-acid sequence MALSPDRAFALLATVSAAPQSWQTNTPQGQQDSLALSMRLTQAFSTNPSPGLQGKTLAWQPTDSTTACPAMVQRWSHIPDPPNFHTHAPLPQQATVREQLLTVLSGMMEDYQTQKTATVTVSSALPRFDIETLWDAWQQPINHFKAQWSPRQEQVQVMVNGAAIATLSHSTNAKHLADQIRYFVNQPDWDATQLEPTLMGQYPAIRSGDRLMVVIDDAIVPPEEQNRELLAIDWTNNLRQAFGVEPLELVTAQQMMYGIRETREDFEGVASWYGPMFHGRLTANGETYNQDAFTAAHPHLPFNTYLKVINLESQEAVIVRINDRGPYIQPRTLDLSRGVARCIESKESGVVPYRAIVMSSS
- a CDS encoding TIGR04376 family protein; translated protein: MSVFDDVSQFLEERLDEFLQNNPQLQWQVLEEQLREQEAETRRLIQRLNQQVQQLEQEILAIAEDIRLWHQRIAKAEAAGRYDLANPAREREAALLRQGNQRWGQLESTKQNRSQAEHLLTQTVAKQKELAAKVAAEAAAQPKPSQASPPGWQNASRYRTGVDAFDAVDAQFREWEIEADLQTMKKDLGL
- a CDS encoding ATP-binding protein, whose protein sequence is MQNRSFKKMQLLQKSVDYFAFRDYKSTYILAWITLGVCVLPVILEGMGVDFSSPAITADLFQTPPTENIIDTVHIHLAGSFIHTILEWSAFCAGLFTAILAFVYFILNRDVVTPIIGISLFYAGCMDAFHTLAADRLIAGVANFQDLIPFTWAICRVFSGLILIIGVSLFLGTKRSHLDGKFQSIALISVICGVVAYGTILICVRTEHLPQTMFPTALITRPWDVVPLVLFAIAGLFLFPRFYHRYPSFFSQSLIISTIPQIATQIHMAFGSTRLFDSDFNIAHFLKIIAYLIPFVGLCFAYVEINIEKEAAEQQLRQRQAQLETALQDLKGTQAQLIQSEKMSSLGQLVGGIAHEINNPVNFIYGNLIHAQGYVNDLKSIVALYQQYYPDPDPLIQDVVETVDLPFILSDFPDLLQSMQVGAKRIQEVVDSLRNFSRLDESDRKECDIHDGLESTLLFLKNRLKHQRNHAEITIKKDYDVLPLVECYPSHLNQVFLSLLENAIDTLETKAKTSDFFEPCITIQTRCTGDRCLISIRDNGTGMSAAVMQKIFDPFFTTKVVGQGTGLGLAVSYSIIHDQHHGILSCQSDLGQGSEFQISIPLRLQRER